Proteins from a single region of Deinococcus seoulensis:
- a CDS encoding endonuclease dU: MFAHAIGFDDAPFAHGWRGDVPVIGTVYARTTLHGVVSGRVRRDGRNSTAELARLVNRSPEHLQLILLQGIALAGFNVVDLHALHAQTGLPVLVVARRAPDLPRIREALLTRVPGGARKWALIEAAGPMEPCGPVFVQRAGLSHSQALQALRTFTVTGNVPEPLRAAHLIAGGVTRGHSAGQRA; this comes from the coding sequence GTGTTCGCTCACGCCATCGGGTTCGACGACGCTCCGTTCGCGCATGGCTGGCGGGGTGATGTGCCGGTCATCGGGACGGTGTATGCGCGCACGACCCTGCATGGCGTGGTCAGTGGGCGGGTGCGGCGCGACGGGCGGAACAGCACGGCCGAGCTGGCGCGGCTGGTGAACCGTTCGCCGGAGCACCTGCAGTTGATCCTGCTTCAGGGGATCGCGCTGGCAGGCTTCAACGTGGTCGATCTTCACGCGCTGCACGCGCAGACGGGGCTGCCGGTGCTGGTTGTGGCGCGGCGTGCGCCGGACCTACCCCGCATCCGTGAGGCGCTGCTGACGCGCGTGCCCGGCGGGGCGCGCAAGTGGGCGCTGATCGAGGCGGCCGGGCCGATGGAGCCGTGCGGGCCGGTGTTCGTGCAGCGTGCGGGCCTCTCGCATTCGCAGGCGCTTCAGGCGTTGCGGACGTTCACGGTCACCGGGAACGTGCCCGAACCGCTGCGGGCCGCGCACCTGATCGCGGGCGGCGTCACGCGCGGGCACAGCGCCGGGCAGCGCGCCTGA